One stretch of Flavobacterium sp. 9 DNA includes these proteins:
- a CDS encoding AMP-binding protein, producing MPNLTHKNVHNYFKLNGYHLNGKDLCTVGYSYIKEGDVYERAIGEFLLDWFDDKDYIEMTTSGTTGLPKLVRLEKQAMIQSALATGDFFALEPGNKALLCLPVQFIAGKMMLVRSLILGLELDVVSPSTEPLVNNSTKYDFVAMVPLQVQNSIEGLKNVKKLIIGGAKMDSSLEEKLLPLKTEIYETYGMTETITHIAAKKVGDSVFSILPNVKIAKDNRDCLVITIPSISDEPIVTNDLVELVNENQFIFLGRIDNVINSGGVKLIPEQIEAKLTGKIDARFFVTGIPDTILGEKLILVIEGEKQEFASDFFDVLGKFEKPKKIVFVPKFKENENGKLLRKPSLV from the coding sequence ATGCCAAACTTAACACATAAAAATGTACATAATTATTTCAAGCTAAATGGTTATCATTTAAACGGAAAAGATTTATGTACGGTAGGATATAGTTACATCAAAGAAGGTGATGTTTATGAAAGAGCCATCGGTGAATTTTTGCTGGATTGGTTTGATGATAAAGATTATATCGAAATGACAACTTCCGGAACAACGGGACTTCCTAAATTAGTTCGTTTAGAAAAACAAGCCATGATTCAGTCTGCATTAGCGACGGGAGATTTCTTTGCTTTAGAGCCTGGAAATAAAGCTTTATTGTGCTTGCCGGTTCAGTTTATAGCTGGAAAAATGATGCTGGTTCGAAGCTTGATTTTAGGTTTGGAACTTGATGTTGTTTCGCCTAGTACAGAGCCATTAGTGAATAATTCGACAAAATATGATTTTGTAGCAATGGTGCCTTTGCAAGTTCAAAATTCAATCGAAGGTTTGAAAAATGTAAAGAAACTGATTATTGGTGGTGCCAAAATGGATAGTTCTCTCGAAGAGAAACTTTTGCCATTAAAAACCGAAATCTACGAAACATACGGAATGACCGAAACCATTACACATATTGCTGCCAAAAAAGTAGGCGATAGCGTATTTTCGATTTTACCAAATGTGAAAATTGCTAAAGATAATCGCGATTGTTTAGTAATTACAATTCCGTCTATTTCTGATGAACCAATTGTTACGAATGATCTTGTAGAATTGGTAAATGAGAATCAGTTTATCTTTTTAGGAAGAATCGATAATGTGATTAATAGCGGAGGAGTGAAGCTGATTCCGGAGCAAATCGAAGCAAAGCTAACGGGGAAAATAGACGCCAGATTTTTTGTAACCGGAATTCCAGATACTATTTTAGGCGAAAAATTAATTCTGGTTATAGAAGGTGAAAAACAAGAATTTGCATCTGACTTTTTTGATGTTCTTGGGAAATTTGAAAAACCAAAAAAAATTGTTTTTGTTCCAAAGTTTAAAGAGAATGAAAACGGGAAGTTATTGCGTAAACCTAGCTTGGTGTAG
- a CDS encoding CPBP family intramembrane glutamic endopeptidase has protein sequence MFLEQGIKPENVFWKYLIGSVFIITASFIGQIPFSIAVYFGYNGKGAFPTNSDAALKIFEPNLTLFLVMISFAFALAGVWFVVKYVHHQTLLSITTSRKKIDWNRILFSFLLWSFFSILSFLFVYFKSPENFVWNFKLVPFLILVVIGSILIPIQTSTEEYVFRGYLMQGFANLAQNRWFPLMMTSLIFGSMHWFNPEVTKMGNIIMIYYIGTGLFLGIITLMDEGMELALGFHAANNLIGALLVTSDWSVFQTNSIFKDMSEPSAGFDVILPVVVVYPILLFIFSKKYNWTNWKERLTGKINVLQSTN, from the coding sequence ATGTTTTTAGAACAAGGAATTAAGCCTGAAAATGTTTTTTGGAAATATTTGATAGGATCAGTTTTTATTATTACGGCTTCATTCATCGGGCAGATTCCTTTTTCAATAGCGGTTTATTTTGGATATAATGGCAAAGGCGCTTTTCCAACGAATAGTGATGCGGCTTTGAAAATTTTTGAGCCAAATCTAACATTGTTTTTAGTTATGATTTCTTTTGCATTTGCCCTTGCCGGAGTCTGGTTTGTGGTAAAATATGTGCACCATCAAACGCTTTTGTCTATTACTACTTCAAGAAAAAAAATAGATTGGAACCGTATTTTATTTTCATTCCTTTTATGGTCCTTTTTCTCAATTTTAAGTTTCTTGTTTGTTTACTTCAAATCACCTGAGAATTTTGTGTGGAATTTTAAATTAGTTCCATTCTTAATTTTAGTTGTGATTGGATCGATATTGATTCCTATTCAAACCAGTACCGAAGAATATGTTTTTAGAGGTTATTTAATGCAGGGATTCGCAAATTTGGCCCAAAATAGATGGTTTCCACTTATGATGACGTCGCTTATTTTTGGTTCGATGCATTGGTTTAATCCTGAAGTGACCAAAATGGGAAATATTATAATGATCTATTATATAGGAACGGGTTTGTTTTTAGGAATCATCACGCTTATGGATGAAGGAATGGAACTAGCTTTAGGATTTCATGCTGCAAACAATTTGATTGGAGCTTTATTGGTTACATCAGATTGGTCTGTTTTTCAGACAAACTCGATTTTCAAAGATATGTCTGAGCCTTCGGCGGGTTTTGATGTGATTTTGCCAGTTGTAGTAGTTTATCCTATTTTGCTTTTTATTTTTAGTAAAAAATACAACTGGACCAATTGGAAAGAAAGATTAACGGGTAAAATAAATGTTTTACAATCAACAAATTAA
- a CDS encoding ArsC/Spx/MgsR family protein, with translation MIQVYHNPRCGKSRNCLAFIEQTNQKYKIIPYLTETPTFNELKDLLGKLNLDPIQLVRIKEKIWIENYKGKELTNDEILQAMIDNPILIERPIVIKDGKAIIGRDLDNVASFLE, from the coding sequence ATGATACAAGTTTACCATAATCCACGTTGCGGAAAATCAAGAAATTGTTTGGCATTTATCGAGCAAACCAATCAAAAATATAAGATTATTCCTTATTTAACAGAGACTCCAACTTTTAATGAACTAAAAGATTTACTTGGGAAATTAAATCTGGATCCGATACAATTAGTTCGCATAAAAGAAAAAATCTGGATCGAAAATTACAAAGGAAAAGAATTGACAAACGACGAAATTCTCCAAGCGATGATTGACAATCCTATTTTAATAGAACGTCCAATTGTAATCAAAGACGGAAAAGCCATTATTGGAAGAGATTTAGATAATGTCGCTTCTTTTTTAGAATAG